TATCAATATTAGTGATTAATTTAACAATATGAGAAACAAGACAATTCATTTCGTAAGAAGCATTTAGAAAGTCCTAGAGTAGTTTTTCGCATACCAAATGTTTCGGAGTAGGTCTTTGTATAACATACTCGAAATTCACATTTCAAAAACAAGTTCAATACGTAACATATACTTTTTTACTCTCTATGTACTATTACGAAGAAGTTTTATGTTACTTATATGGTAACAATGTCTAAAAGTAAGAATAACGGTACATGCAATATAGTATTCTAGAGATGTTCCGCTTATTCTAGACTTGTTCTACGCATTCCAAACTAAATAAAGTCTTTTATAGACATAAATGCAAGTACATTAATTAGTGAAACTAACACGGTTTGTTGAATCCATGATCGAAAACACACACAATCTTTGATATTTAGGTTACAAGAATTTCGATATCAACACTGTCTGGAATGCTTTATTCGAGATGTCCAGTATCTACATGTGTCGGACCCTGCATATTTACATTCAGGCTACAATATTGGGTTTCACCAATTTTTCAGTACTTCAGAATGTTTTATTTCGAAATGAATGGTTATTATACAATGTACATTTCAGAATGGATAGTTATTAATTGGTATTTAGGGGTGAACAAAACCAAACCGTTTAAAAAAATTGAGAAAACTGCAAACTGAAACCGATTGACAAACTGAAGGTGCGGTTTTCCATTTTATAAAAACCGAAGTTTAGCAGTTCTTTGCGGTTTTTCATAACCGACCGATAAAAATCAAACCATATCGAATATGCTTATAATAAtaagtttttaaaatatattaaatagatattatttaaaataataatgctCTATATTATGTGGTGGGTTGTTTGTGCGAATAGAATAAATAGATAAGTCCATGCTCCATAGTTGtggttttgtgtttatgattttcAAGGAGACGCATCATTAGTCAAAACATATATAATTGATGtatgcaatgttttaaaaacgggtttgaaccggccggtcgaaccggttggagcGAAAACCAGGAGAGAAGCGGTTCGACTATCACCGGTTTATATTGATTTGTGAACCGTATTGAACCGGCCGGATTTTAgaaaaaaccggttgaaccggtcaaaataaaccgatTGAACCGAATAAaataaatgagaaaaaaaaaaacaatttacttaataaaattttgtgatttttttcatatctatttagttctccctaaataaaaatatatgataaatgttataaatttttttgatgtgtttgtattcatttAAAACTATATTCCATTAtgatattatactttattttctttttgacgtatattgattgatgtaaaacactaaaacatatggctatgtgttattttaatgtatatggattgatgtaaacaCTAAAACATATGACtatgtatatttttaatgtttgaatttgtaaacatcaaattcatgatttatatatgtatgtatgtgtaggaaaatataaaaaaaacacgAAAACAATAGAAACCGGTTAACCCGACGGTCGAATCGGaaaccggtcaccataccggtttGACTAAAAGACCGGTTTTTAATACATTGGGTGTATGTGACGTTTGTTGCAAATGAACGTCAAAACCACATGGACTTTCTGAATTTGGGTATGTTCACGTTTTCAAAAAGTAAAGAAAACACGCTTCCATACATGGTGTTATGGTTTTAAAATATCGTTGCATAGCTTTTGACTTAGTTTAGTGTCGGTAATTTTAATGTCATTAGTTCATTATATATAATAAGATTTACACATGTTTTAAAGAAGATTATATCTTAGTTTTAATATAATGGTGGAGGTGTGGAATGCACATttatattagtttagattaatcTTAGTACGACTAAGAAAACCGGGTTTAGGGGGTTGCGCCCCTTGGCGGGTTAGGAAAAATACGACATTACTAGAGAGACCATAGTAGAAATTATTGAGTTTTCAGGATTCCAATGTAATTCTGTATGTTTATCAACTCCGTAACtgtcttatttaaaaaaaaagtttgaattGGGAGAGATATCAATTTTTTCTCTTCAGTTCTTTTGAAATGTATGAAAATACAAACACATACTAGATCCTCTCTCGTTTTGATCAATTTTATGTGCTTAGAATTTTGATTGTTCCTTTGAGGATTATCGTATGTCGAATTTTTCGTAACCAACACCGAACCAATACAAACCAAAATTACATTCACAAACCATAAAATCGAGCCATTAAAAGACCGCATCCAACtgtttttaaaatgcaaaaactGCACCATGGGTTTGTTTGGTCTAATCCGCATGAAACTGTATATTTTACTAGGTGTGAGgcccgtgtattacacgagtttattaaaataaaaatttagtataaatatttaaacattaaatattttataaataatacttttatATAACATAATGTAATTTTTTAGAACGTTTATAAAAGAAATCAGATATTATTTAGAGCATTTATGAgactttattatcaaattaatagaatgattctctttctttatatgaaattttattttaaaaaaatagaaattcccaaaaaatgacaagtaaaaaataataattctaaaactttcacaaaattacatgtgacaaAACTGTTAAGAATTTGAcaagtagaaaaaaaaaaagtttgatttaTTAAAGAGGATTtggttattttattaaaaaatagctTTATAAACTCGGTTAGTTTACTCGATTTACCTaagaaatcatttttttttaaaaaaatgcataTGATCTTGAGAGGGACTAAGAAGTATTTTTCTTCTTTTATAGGATAAACACCGTaacttctctcttcttcttccgCCTTACTTTCAAATTATCGGATCAAATCCCTTCGAATTAGGGTTTCGTTTTCGTTTTGAGAAAAACAAATCTTCATTCTTACTTCATAGGGTTTCAAATTATCGGATCGAATCCTTCGAGTTAGGGTTTCGTTTTTTTCTTGAAGAAAATTCTCCGTTCTTTAAAGAAACAACTATGTACAACGGAATCGGATTGCAAACCGCTCGTGGTTCCGGTACGAACGGTTACATTCAGAGCAATAAGTTCTTTGTAAAGCCTAGGACAAATAAGGTGCTGACGGGGAACAGCGGTGGCTATGAGGCTGGACAGGGTATAGCCGGCGTAACTAGGAAACCTAACAAAGATATCCTCGAGCATGATCGTAAGCGCCAGATCCAGCTTAAACTTGTTGTTCTTGAAGATAAGCTCGTAGATCAGGGATATACCGATGATGAAATCGCTGAAAAGCTAGATGAAGCTCGTAGAACTTTGGAGGCTGCTTTGGCGTCAGAGGATGCCGGTGGTGCCACAGCCGTTGTGATGCACTCTGATCAGAAGTAATTTTCTCTTTCGCTTAATAACAGTTCATATATACTAATCCTCATTAGGGAATAAAATTCAATCTGGTGTGGGATGTCTTGTTGTGCgcttttgaaatatgtgattgATTAGTTATCTACCTTGTTCTACTATGCTAATTCACTCAAATATGACGCTATTTGTTTGCTACTTTACCTTGATGAAGGTATAATTTAGATTTTAGACTAGCTGCTTTTTGTACATCTATGTGAAGTATAGTCTATTGCTAGAGCATATGCGTAAGCTCATTTCATAATTCACACTGTTATAGAAGGTCTAAGAAGATAATCTTTGAAAATGCATCACTCCCTCCTTTCTCAATTAATCATGTTTTAACTGTGAATCAGTGAGTGTGAAATGATCTACTATCAAGTTCAAAGTTAATATCATAAAATATGATTTTACAACATCAAAAGGATAAGAACTATAAGTAGAAAGAAGATTTCATGTTTAAATTCTGAAATATGTATAGCAGCAGAAAAGTTACAGGATATCAAATAATAGGAATCATGGGAGTACTATCTAGACTTAAATCTTTATTAAACATGAATAATATGTATAGCAACAGAATATGAAGATTTCGTTGGAGTACTATCTAGACTCAAATCTATAATAAACATGAAGAATAGCACATAATTAAGATAAGAATTGTATAACaaagtatttaatatattatttagatAGCTAGTACTTCCCTTATTGTTCTAGTTTTATAAGGTTTTGGCTTTTAGATGTTCGATTGCTTTGCCCATTATTATAAGATAGGGACATAGGATAACCTGTTTAACTATTTTTGTGATTTCATTTTTTATGTTCTTTTCTCTTCTTGGACACTATTGTGCTGTCTTGTGGTGTGCTTTAACATGTTTACCATTTCAAAGTTTCAGTTATAATTCAtcaatggattttttttttaaaaataattttggtgGGTATATTGTTAGTAATGATGATGGAATAGTCAAGGTTTTTAAGTACagaaataaacaataaaaattttaaaaagctCACAATGAATAACATGATTTTTTATATCAAACTTAGAAGTTCATAAGAACTATAATATTGCTAGTTATAACTTATAACTTGtatctctttaaaacataatgtGATAATCAGATAAACACATTCATCAAATTATCAAGAAGTCATTTTCCTCTTCCTAGATCCTGGATTTTTACCCTCTTTTTCAATTTCCCCTGTCATTTCTAATTCTCTGTTATTGTCAAATTCATCACCCTTTTGGTTGGTATCCATTCATTACCAATTCACCATAAGTCACATTCTCAACAATTAAAGGTTCATCTTCCTCTTTTAGTGACTTTTTCTTGAGAAACCAATGAGACTGCAGAGAAGTTGTGATTGCCGATtgggttgtttttttttttttttttaatcttaatGAAGACTTGATTGCCTTTCAATAACTATGGATAACTATGACATTCTTTATAAAAATACATCCTTTTTGGAACTTATAAAGCACATGATAGTAGAATTTCTGTATGCACTTGGCAGTGATTGCCAATGATATTGGGAAATGAAATCTAGGTTAAGGATTGAGAATAAACttcagaaagcagatatcccttTCAGTCTGTGGATAATATCTTTGGTTATAAATCATAATGTTATTAGTTATCAGATTTGATAGAAGATGCTATATCCAAAAAAAATCTGTCATCTGTCAATTAATCCCTGAAAAGTGTGGTCAAAACCAAGGTTCTCTATTAAACAACAAAAAGAACCATTTTTTTTAATGTCTTTTTGTTTTTGGTTGTTTAGGGTTTCAGACACTCAGACTCATCAAGTTGCAGCACGTAAGCAGAAGCAAATGGAAGCTTTAAAGAATGCTCTTGGAATAGTTCATGAagatgaaaggaagaagaagtATGCACTTGTTTCTGATGATGAAAAAAGCAACGATGATGATGAAGCCAAAAATAACGATGGAAAACTTGAAAAAGATATTAAAGTTGGTAAACATGGGATTGATGAACTCAAAAATTACAAGAAAAAAACAAGCAAAAAAAGAGAGGTTTCTTCAGATAGTGAGAGTGACACCAATACTAATAGCAGTGAAGAAGAACCTGTGAAAGTGAGTAGGAAGAAACATCAGAAAAGTAAGCCAAGAGTTGACTCTGAATCTGACTCTGATGTTGATGTAAGAAGAAGCAAGAGGAAATCATCAAGTAATAAGCATAAGAAAGATAGAAAACATGAAAGCGATGATTCAGATTCTGATGAACTCCCAAATTTTAAAACTGAAAAGGGCAAGCAACTTTATTCCAAGAGCAAGCGGCATGATTCGGATGATTCAGATGATGATTCTGAATATGAAGAAAGACAAAAGGAGGAGAAGAGGAAAGAAAGGAAGATAGAAAAAGACGTTTCTACCCCTATTAATGATAGGTGGGATGGAGGTGGTAGCAAGCATGATGATAGAGAGAGGAGATATGAGAGGGTGGGAAGAAGGCGTCATGAAAGTGATGACGAGGCATCTGATAGAGACATAAAACACCACAAGAAAGAGGTAGTTGAGAGGGGTGGAAAAAGAAGGAATCATCATGATGTTGAAGATGTAAGGGGGAAAAAAGAGAGAGTTGAAAGTGGTGGAAGGAGGAGGCATGATAGCGATGATGATGAGGATTATGAAAGTAAAAAGACTAAATTGCCCTTAGTTAAGAATCTAACGAAGAGCAAGAGTAGTGATGATGAAGATAAAGATAGGCGGGGTGTAAAGCACAAaagagatgaagaagatgaggaaAAGGGTAAGGGTAGGGGGCGTCATTATTCAAAGTATAGCAGAGAGAATGAAGAAAGGGAAGTTGAAAGGAGGGGCGGAAGAAGGGATCATGATGTTGAAGAAGATGTGAGAGGGAAAAAACAGAGAGTTGAAAGTGGTGGTGGAAGAAGGCAGAATGATGATGTTAAAGAAGATGTAAAGGGCAAAAAAGAGAAAGTTGAAATTGGTGGAAGAAGGATGCATGGTAGCGATGATGATTCTGACATAGATGTGAGACGTACAAGTACAAGAGAGAAAGTTGAAAGGGGTAGAAGAAGACATGATGAACATGaacctgaacctgaacctatGATGAAGATGATGCCAAATAAGGATGAAGATAAACATAAGAGTAAAGCTAGTGATGATGAGAATGAAGATGAAGAGAAGAGGCGAGGTGTAAAGCACAAAAGAAGAGGGGAAGAAGATGAGGAGGAAAAGGGTAGGGAGCGTCATTATTCAAAATATAGCAGAGAgcgtgaagaagaagaagaagagtataGAAGCAGGAGAGGTGAGAGGGATCACTCAAAGAGAAGCAGGGATGATAGGTATGATGGTGCCAAGCATCATCATGCAGGGCGTTCCAGGCACTGATCGATTGTGAGGTTGGGTTCTTCTTGACATCTTtcaataactttaaaaaaaaaaaaaattaaattcaagttgATTACGTAAGGAggttgtttattattattatttcattgAGTTCTGTTTTGATGGATTAATTATACTtgcttatgttttttttttttttcaggttgCTTGTAGTTGTAATGGATTTACATGATGGTTGCTTGGATGTATTAATGCATGACAGATATTGTAATGTGTGAGGCTTCCTTTCTGCACTAAAGATTTATGAGAGTCTTAAAGCTTTGTTTTATTCGGTTTATGTAATATGTAATGATGATACCTACCATTTGCCACTTATATTTTGTtgtggtttatttatttatttactttagcCTTTTGGAACAAATATAAGTGGGGAATAATTGAATGCATTCGTTCGTTTTTAGTTGGGTTAGGTGGGTCGACTACAGACAGTGGGATTAACTCCCATAACCACTCAACAACCCCCCCATattcttactttttttttttggtgtatGGTTGCAATAAATACAACACTATATTTAATAAAGGATGACAAGTTACATGTATTTGCACCTAATGACCATTAGTTAGAAATTAGTAATTTTGTCTTGTAAAGGCAAGTTATGtgaaaattattatatttttggtCATTGTAGTTTAACCATTATATTTTAGTATTGTAGTCTAACCTCAAATAGTCTTCGAGGTTTACTACCACAAAAGAAACCCAGATGGTCCCTATAATTTTTACAAAAGAGACTGCAAATGGACTCCATGGAAATTTTGTTACACTGATGGTCCTTTAGATTTAAAAGTCTTGCAcccaagagcatttcaaatgttTAATCTATACTATGACTTAATATTATTGACAGAtcatcattttattatatttaatgtcTAATTAAATGACATCTCCAATGATTAAGCTCTTCCAATAACGTTTTCTTTAAATTTAGCCGATgtatttttaaactatgtatcgttatctatttaaaatattttatataaacctTTCCATTTAGTTAGTTATTTTTAAACACACATTATATTTCAATACAAACCACTTTAATAAGGATTTATCATTTATAAATTCATATTTCAtaaataaaatatcattaaatatttcatagaattaattaactagataaataaataaattaaagggtaaattacacggatggtccctgtggtttagggtaatctgcgtgtttggtccctaacaactttttttaactcggaccgtccatACTTTATATTTTTGTTGCACGCTTGATCCCTATCCGTTCTAAAAAGACTGATTTACCCTTATTgatttcttttattcttttttaaattattagatttttaaaaaaaatattaatttaatatgaacaaaatatattaattaaatatatgggtccACTTCCTCATCCCCTCCCATCAAAGCTCACGCTTCACCTCCCTCATTTTCCTGTCCTTCTCAAACGAGCGCACAACCTGGTAAGGGATCTAGAGTTTTCACACCTCAGTTTTTCCTTCTTCTATATCGAAAATTGTAGAAAGCACAACCATGGCGGTTGGCGACAGGAACTAGGGTTTCTGCACCTCCTTTTTTTTTGTTCGTGTTCGTGGGAAAAAACTATGGCAACAGTGAAGATAGGTTCCACGGTTTCTGAAGATCAATTGGGGGTTTTTTGGAGATCGAGAGATGTGAAAGCAGGGATGGTGGATGTCGATGGAGAAAACTAACCACTCTTTCTCTCCCCCTCATATCTTATCTCACTGATAATACTTACATCACCACCTCTAACAATCCATGCCATCAAACCAACTTTGTTTGCAGACATCGTCTTCCGGTGA
The genomic region above belongs to Lactuca sativa cultivar Salinas chromosome 4, Lsat_Salinas_v11, whole genome shotgun sequence and contains:
- the LOC111877907 gene encoding uncharacterized protein LOC111877907; its protein translation is MYNGIGLQTARGSGTNGYIQSNKFFVKPRTNKVLTGNSGGYEAGQGIAGVTRKPNKDILEHDRKRQIQLKLVVLEDKLVDQGYTDDEIAEKLDEARRTLEAALASEDAGGATAVVMHSDQKVSDTQTHQVAARKQKQMEALKNALGIVHEDERKKKYALVSDDEKSNDDDEAKNNDGKLEKDIKVGKHGIDELKNYKKKTSKKREVSSDSESDTNTNSSEEEPVKVSRKKHQKSKPRVDSESDSDVDVRRSKRKSSSNKHKKDRKHESDDSDSDELPNFKTEKGKQLYSKSKRHDSDDSDDDSEYEERQKEEKRKERKIEKDVSTPINDRWDGGGSKHDDRERRYERVGRRRHESDDEASDRDIKHHKKEVVERGGKRRNHHDVEDVRGKKERVESGGRRRHDSDDDEDYESKKTKLPLVKNLTKSKSSDDEDKDRRGVKHKRDEEDEEKGKGRGRHYSKYSRENEEREVERRGGRRDHDVEEDVRGKKQRVESGGGRRQNDDVKEDVKGKKEKVEIGGRRMHGSDDDSDIDVRRTSTREKVERGRRRHDEHEPEPEPMMKMMPNKDEDKHKSKASDDENEDEEKRRGVKHKRRGEEDEEEKGRERHYSKYSREREEEEEEYRSRRGERDHSKRSRDDRYDGAKHHHAGRSRH